A genomic region of Syntrophales bacterium contains the following coding sequences:
- a CDS encoding aromatic amino acid transport family protein — protein MKEKIPTVLILTVAFLITGNLIGAGILALPINTGLSGFIPSLVGMTIIGSAMFFTAIVLGNEASKERKATFNYPSLYQKHLGNLGKWIAVLANLLILYGLLTAYLTGGATIITSLFHLPVPAVVVMAVFFLIVTGLTVMDISIVRKYNTLIMMILFLSFAIIVFQGEEHVVVSRFAYTDWAYLPAAAPIIVTAFHFHNIIPTICHDLKWNNAAIWKAMLLGMTLGFVMNAIWIQVGVGALPLTGGAGSLLEAFKQNLPATIPLSRIIQSHLFATGSMVFALLAITTSYMANGIGLMGFVDDLTENFFHKKSRFLTIILAFLPPLTISVIYPDIFLKAIDIVGGVGIVILFGILPSIIVIRQSKSSRMRLLGMAMFALFALLLALEIGQECGLLHIHPSVEYWAPNIGAHGGK, from the coding sequence ATGAAAGAGAAAATACCGACAGTATTGATATTGACCGTCGCCTTTCTAATTACAGGAAACCTCATTGGGGCAGGTATTCTGGCTCTTCCAATCAATACCGGATTGTCCGGTTTTATCCCATCGCTTGTGGGAATGACCATTATCGGAAGTGCCATGTTCTTTACGGCAATTGTCCTGGGAAATGAGGCCTCTAAGGAACGTAAAGCAACCTTCAATTATCCCAGCCTGTATCAGAAACATCTGGGAAATCTGGGGAAATGGATAGCTGTCCTGGCAAATCTGCTCATCCTGTATGGTCTTCTTACTGCCTATCTGACGGGAGGGGCGACGATCATAACAAGTCTCTTCCATCTTCCTGTACCAGCCGTCGTGGTAATGGCGGTTTTTTTCCTTATTGTCACTGGTCTGACCGTGATGGACATCAGCATCGTCAGAAAATATAACACCTTAATCATGATGATACTTTTTCTCTCCTTTGCCATCATTGTGTTTCAGGGTGAGGAGCATGTCGTGGTGAGCCGCTTTGCCTATACGGACTGGGCATATTTACCGGCGGCGGCTCCGATTATTGTTACGGCCTTTCACTTTCATAATATCATCCCTACCATATGTCATGACCTGAAATGGAATAATGCTGCCATCTGGAAGGCCATGCTCCTGGGAATGACACTGGGGTTTGTAATGAATGCCATCTGGATACAGGTTGGCGTTGGTGCCCTGCCCCTGACCGGAGGCGCCGGTAGTCTTCTTGAGGCCTTTAAACAAAATCTTCCTGCGACCATACCGCTCTCCCGGATCATACAATCCCATTTATTCGCTACGGGATCGATGGTCTTTGCATTGCTGGCCATTACCACTTCTTATATGGCCAACGGTATCGGGCTGATGGGGTTTGTTGATGATCTGACGGAAAACTTTTTCCACAAAAAGAGCAGATTTTTGACAATTATCCTGGCCTTTTTGCCGCCTCTTACGATTTCGGTGATTTATCCCGATATCTTTCTCAAAGCTATCGATATTGTCGGCGGAGTGGGTATCGTCATTCTTTTCGGTATCCTTCCCAGCATTATCGTTATCAGACAGTCGAAATCGTCACGGATGCGGTTGCTCGGAATGGCCATGTTTGCCCTCTTTGCCCTCTTGCTGGCCCTCGAGATCGGGCAGGAGTGCGGCCTGCTCCACATACATCCCTCCGTGGAATACTGGGCACCCAACATAGGGGCTCATGGAGGCAAGTGA
- a CDS encoding M23 family metallopeptidase codes for MKNAKQYLIILSVILILGGCWWLFSTYYEGEKPVLKLSQTIDTIGQKKLVDITATDKKRGLRNIVVIISQNGEKHTLYSEDFPTKGIKEKTFNIEIDPKNLKLREGEAVINISAVDYSLRKNRSTLDIKVIIDTTPPRVYLLSSAHYINPGGSCVAIYGVSEKVVKNGVNVGDDFFPGYPINIAGKSYYIAYFAFPVDAKRESARIGIILSDSAGNESLKALPCYIRNKKFRTDNINLTDSFLERKMPEFQQLNTSLREMTLLKAFQYVNKQIREDNFDTIHSICKRSEQKQLWQGPFLRMKNAATTAGFGDRRTYYYKGKAVSKSIHMGIDLASTQHAPVEASNSGKVFFAGYIGIYGDTVIIDHGLGLFSLYAHLGMMKVKEGQMVAKGELIGYSDTSGLAGGDHLHFSMLVGGRFVDPLEWWDSHWIKDNVEKKLSLK; via the coding sequence ATGAAAAATGCCAAACAATACCTGATTATTTTATCTGTAATACTTATATTGGGCGGATGCTGGTGGCTTTTCAGCACCTATTATGAGGGTGAAAAACCTGTGCTGAAGTTGAGTCAAACCATTGACACAATCGGCCAAAAAAAATTGGTTGACATTACTGCCACAGATAAAAAGAGAGGACTTAGAAACATCGTTGTAATAATTTCCCAGAACGGGGAAAAGCACACTCTCTATTCTGAAGATTTCCCCACAAAAGGGATAAAAGAAAAAACTTTTAATATAGAAATAGACCCTAAGAACCTGAAATTGCGCGAGGGAGAGGCCGTGATTAACATATCGGCAGTTGACTATTCCCTTCGCAAGAACAGATCTACCCTCGATATCAAGGTAATCATTGACACAACCCCGCCTCGTGTATATCTGCTGAGTTCTGCTCACTATATCAACCCTGGCGGTTCATGTGTTGCGATTTATGGTGTGTCCGAAAAGGTTGTCAAAAATGGCGTTAATGTCGGAGATGATTTTTTCCCGGGATATCCGATCAATATTGCAGGCAAATCTTATTATATCGCATATTTTGCGTTTCCCGTTGACGCAAAGAGGGAAAGTGCCAGGATAGGAATCATCCTCAGCGACAGTGCAGGAAATGAATCGCTAAAAGCTCTTCCTTGCTATATAAGGAACAAAAAATTCCGTACAGATAACATAAATCTCACAGACAGCTTTCTGGAACGAAAAATGCCGGAGTTTCAACAGCTAAACACCAGCTTACGGGAAATGACGCTGTTGAAAGCTTTCCAATATGTAAATAAGCAAATACGGGAGGATAATTTCGATACAATTCACTCGATCTGTAAAAGATCAGAGCAGAAACAACTCTGGCAAGGCCCTTTTCTCAGAATGAAAAATGCTGCCACAACAGCCGGGTTCGGAGACAGAAGAACCTATTATTATAAGGGCAAGGCCGTAAGCAAGAGTATCCACATGGGAATAGATCTTGCTTCTACACAGCATGCTCCGGTCGAGGCATCAAACAGTGGAAAGGTGTTTTTTGCCGGCTACATCGGGATTTACGGCGACACCGTAATAATAGACCACGGTCTTGGCCTGTTCAGTCTTTACGCTCATCTGGGAATGATGAAGGTCAAGGAAGGACAGATGGTGGCAAAAGGTGAACTGATAGGATATAGTGACACGTCAGGTCTCGCCGGAGGAGATCACCTGCATTTCAGTATGTTGGTTGGGGGTAGATTTGTGGATCCCCTGGAATGGTGGGATTCTCACTGGATAAAAGATAATGTGGAGAAAAAGCTGAGTTTAAAGTGA
- the rapZ gene encoding RNase adapter RapZ has translation MNNLRVVIITGLSGSGKSTALRTLEDIGFFCVDNLPVVLLPKFLEIQTTPSDEISEIALVMDLRQKSFLEKYTEIFRQLREKQYKIEILFLDASDEALLRRFSETRRAHPLSEKGSVIDGIILERNKLSSLKEMADKVIETSSYNVHQLKDAIQRNYLSPSTIKRPVINLTSFGYHYGLPLDADVVLDVRFLPNPHFVEGLKDFNGNSKKVQDYVMECKESKMFLQKLFKLMAYLMPLYKKEGKANINIALGCTGGKHRSVVMLNQLGKHFLDRDYIANIKHRDIKRS, from the coding sequence ATGAATAACTTGCGTGTTGTAATAATAACCGGGCTTTCTGGTTCAGGTAAGAGTACAGCACTTCGAACACTGGAAGATATCGGTTTTTTCTGTGTGGATAATCTGCCCGTTGTCCTCCTTCCCAAGTTTCTTGAGATACAGACCACCCCTTCGGATGAAATATCAGAAATTGCGCTGGTAATGGATTTAAGGCAAAAATCTTTCCTGGAGAAATATACGGAAATATTCCGCCAGTTGAGGGAGAAGCAATACAAAATCGAGATATTGTTTCTTGATGCAAGCGATGAAGCCCTCTTACGGAGATTCAGCGAAACCAGGAGGGCGCATCCTCTCTCTGAAAAGGGTTCTGTCATCGATGGTATAATCCTGGAGAGGAATAAATTATCATCACTAAAAGAGATGGCAGACAAGGTTATTGAAACGTCATCATATAATGTCCATCAGCTAAAAGACGCTATTCAGAGAAATTATCTTTCTCCTTCTACCATTAAAAGGCCAGTAATCAATCTGACCTCATTCGGATATCACTATGGCCTGCCTCTCGATGCAGATGTTGTTTTAGATGTCAGGTTTCTTCCCAATCCTCATTTTGTAGAGGGCTTGAAGGATTTCAATGGTAACAGTAAGAAAGTTCAAGATTATGTTATGGAATGTAAAGAAAGTAAGATGTTTCTCCAAAAGTTATTTAAATTAATGGCATATCTAATGCCTCTCTATAAAAAGGAAGGGAAAGCAAATATCAATATCGCTCTTGGATGCACCGGAGGAAAACATAGATCTGTTGTAATGCTGAATCAGTTGGGAAAACATTTTTTAGACAGGGATTATATTGCAAATATAAAACACAGGGATATTAAAAGAAGTTAA